Part of the Macrobrachium nipponense isolate FS-2020 chromosome 19, ASM1510439v2, whole genome shotgun sequence genome, AATTGCGGGTGAAGGTGTCTCCGTCTGGTGTGACATGGGCGAGAAAGAGGTCGACGAAGGCGGATGGACTGTTGTCCTTCTTCGGCGACCTCTCAGTACCCAGGTGAACTTCAACAGAGGATGGCGCGATTACAGAATTGGATTTGGCAGCCCAGACACTGAATACTGGATAGGTGAGGCTTTTCTCAGTTCCCACTGAATCTTTTTGTTTTGAATAGAACACCAATAAGCAAGGATTTACTGGAaatacttgtttacttttaatgactAGCAACTCAGAAgtctctctttccttttgtttttgttggttCCTATAAATTTCTCAATTATAAGAGACAACTTAGAAGAATGTCATTGTTCGCTCGTCTGCTAAGCTTTGGAATTCTGTTCCTGCTTCTGCTTTTCTTACTCCAATAACTCAGACTTCAAAGATTCTTTGAGGATGAACTCCCACTCCTTTCCTGTTTATTGTTTTCACAGGAAAGGACGAAATGTGTAAATaggtaacaataaaaatatgagtGAATGCTGTACAACGTCCcgtaaaatattaaacaattatCAATTGAACTTGTGGTCCTGTATTGGCTGTGGCCTCAAATTTATTAACCAGATCGTTTAAGTTATTGCACaatttgattgattgactgatttataggttttaggcataatgacaagcactggggcagctaaggccattcagtgctgaaaaggaaattgacagtgaagaggtctgaaaggtgtaacaggaggaaagcctcgcaattGTActgcgaatcaattgttaggaaagggtggaaagtaagatggaagaaggataatatgaaaggaggtacagtaaaaggaatgaaagtagttgcagctaggggccgaagggacgctgcaaagaaccttaaataatgcctacattggatgcacgaagaggacTTAGCATCCCTGGTGCCTACAGTCGAAACTACCTTTTCAAGGTTTGCTCGTTTTGTTTCAAAATACAAGTTTTTACCCGTAAACATGGATGCATACGTTCAtttataaccagaaatacacTAATGTATTTATTTCGAGGTGAACCGAGTTACCTTAAGACACCTCGTCAGAAAAATCTCATTCCGTTTTCATTGGTACCACGCTCAGTTCAAGTCTCATGATACCCAATAACAGAATATCATTGTTCACATTACCATTAAACTTATACACCGTAGAACAAGCTGAAAGAGAACGTCAGCCTCAAAGCAGGTTCAGTAAGTTAGAAAccttatatttgtataaatactgTGGAAAAGCAGAGCCCCAACAGAATCGTACAGTAaagcataattaataataagtacgGCATTAGACTAACCGGGAGAAAGAAACTTATTGAAAAAGTAGATATAACAACAGGTATATGAATCAATCAAAACGAAAGGTAAATCAATAAACAGATAGCAATTTGGCGCGAGGGCAAGGACAATTCTCTATTCTTTTCTAAGTACATCATTCAGCTGgtgacgtttcaagacgtttagtcccattttcaaacaTATCCAATAAAAGAAGCAGACATTGaaaaacagactcggaataaaaaaacaaataaataaataatttttttacatataacataaaattataggtacagtaaaaaggaagagagttggcCTAGGGGTACTGATGGCACATGCCTAGTGACAGTTCGGGTTAGGttcagcttcgacttaaacttACCAGAGATATAACAGTGTTGATGGGGTCTGGGTATTTATCAAAATCATAGTAGGAACTCCTAACGACCAACAACTAGCAATTTTAGAATCGCTTTTTATTACACAGCTTGTCCCCAAATtaaatactcagaccacctcaacacctctatacctctcgtgagtttaagtcgaagctgaaTCTGGCCCGATCCCGATCTGTCACTCGGTCTGTTGCCTCAGCACCATTTGGTCAACACTCttcatttttactgtatttataattttattttatacttggtcacctctcttcatttttactctatttatcattttattttatacttggtcAACTCTCTTCATTTTACTACTcaaatttatcaattttattttgattacttGCGTGGCTAAACTAATCTTCATTTTTActtacttataattttattttatacttggtctctcttcatttttacccctctgctttatcatttttattttatacttggtcaactctcttcatttttactttacttttaattttatttatacttggTCAACTCTCTTCATTTGTActctatttataattttattttatacatcgtcaactttcttcatttttactctatttataattttattttatacttggtcAACTGTCTTCATTTCTActcaataattttatttcatacttggtcaactctcttcatttttactttacttATAATTCTATTTTATACTTGGTCAACtctcttcatttttactttacttataattttattttatacttgacAAACTCTCTTCATTATTACtctacttataattttattttatacttggtcaactctctttatttttactttacttataattttattttatacttggtcaactctcttcatttttactctatctATAATTTTATCTCATACTTGGTCAActctcttcattttctctctatttataattttatttaatacttGGTCAACtctattcatttttacttataattttattttatacttggtcaactcttcatttttactctacTTATAATTTTATACTTGGCCAACtctcttcatttttactttacttaaaattttaatttatacttTGTcaactctcttaatttttactctacctataattttattttatacttggtcGACTCTCTTCAATTCTACTCtacttataattttaatttatacttGGTCAACTCTCTTCATTTTTACTCTgcttatagttttattttatacttggtcAACTATCTTCATTTTTACtctacttataattttattttatacttggtcaactctcttcatttttactttacttatcattttaattttcatttcaatgtGGGCcaacttctcttcatttttttaatttttactctacttataattttatttcatactttGGTCAactctctttcatttattttttactctacttattttaatttatttttataacttgGTCAACCTTctcttcattttcacttttaactctactttataattttaaatttttatacctATTTTAGTCcaactctcttaatttttactctacttataattttatattatacttgGTCAACTACCTTCATTTTTACTCtacttataatttttatttatacttggTCAACGCTcttcatttttactttacttataattttattttatacttggccaactctcttcatttttactctacttataattttattttatacttggtcaactctcttcatttttactctacttataattttattttatactaggtcaactctcttcatttttactctacttataattttatattatacttgGTCAACTATCTTCATTTTTACTCtacttataattttaatttatacttGGTCAACtctcttcatttttactttataattttattttatacttggccaactctctttatttttactctacttataattttaatttatacttGGTCAACTCCCTTCATTTTTACtctacttataattttattttatacttggtcaactctcttcatttttactctacttataattttattttatacttggccaactctcttcatttttactctacttataattttcaatttatactTGGTCAACTCTCTTCATTTTTACtatacttatagtattattttatacttggccaactcttttcatttttactctacttatattttattctatactTGGTCAACtctcttcatttttactctacttataaatttattttatacttagtcaactctcttcatttttactctacttataattttattttatacttggccaactctcttcatttttactctacTTATAATTTCAATTTATACTTGGTCAACtctcttcatttttactctacttataaatttattttatacttagtcaactctcttcatttttactctacttataattttattttatacttggccaactctcttcatttttactctacTTATAATTTCAATTTATACTTGGTCAACTCTCTTCATTTTTAatatacttatagtattattttatacttggccaactcttttcatttttactctacttataattttattctaTACTTGGTCAACtctcttcatttttactctacttataaatttattttatacttggtcacctctcttcatttttactctacTTATAATTTCAATTTATACTTGGTCAACtctcttcatttttactctatttataattttattttatacttggtcAACTATCTTCATTTTTACtatacttataattttattttatatgttcttTCCGAGTCTGTTTTTAAATGCCTGTTTCTTTCAtcatatagctttgaaaatgggactacgCGTCTTGAAATGTCACCAGCTGAATAATGTAAttggaaatgaataaagaattgtgtTTACTGGATTGATAGAACCCAACCCCAACTTCAATCACCAGATACAACCATATCGTAAGCAAGCCAAGCATCCACACTGGTGACAGCGTCCCTTCAATCGACAGGTAACGACGTGCTCCACGCCCTCACGAACAGAGCAACCCAAGTGCTCCGGGTGGACATGACCGACTGGGACGGGGATTCCCGGTACCAAGAGTACAGCTCCTTCCACGTCGCCGACAGAGATCACGAGTACAGCCTCCGAGTGGGGACGGGAACCGGGACTGCTGGAGATGCCCTTAAACATCACGATAACATGCTCTTCTCCACTCCCGACAGAGATAACGATATTGAAAGTAAGCAAATCCTTTTCCGTGTTAAAGCTCTCCGTAGGTTTTGGGGTGGTTTGGTCTTGCGGAGAAAATGGAGAATGACAGTATAATGATAGACTGGTGAGTAGCACAGTGTATGTGTAGATTGGGAGGGAGAGGTCGACACACTGCTTATGAGCTTTCTTTGTGGGTAAAGAAGCGGCTGATTTTGTGAACAtttgcatgtttatttatttatttataattattatatatatttttttgcacaaGAGGTTCATCCTTGATTCAGTAAGTAAAGAACGATTATGGCaatgctatatgtatgtatgtatgtatgtatgtaagtatgtatgtagatataatatggtCCTGCATTCGTGTATCTCCGTATGCTTCAGTTCTTGGTACTTTATTCttaataatcattcattttccACTGCCATGGGTAGGGCTCCAGAGTCGAAGTAAACCAGAATAGGTCTTCTTGATGCCATATTTTCTAGAGAATTGGACTGTTATCCATTCTTTTAAAACGTCATCCAACTTAGTCTTTTCCTACTTATCTTGTCACAAATGGAATCAGTATTTGCATTATTCAGGACCCCTGATTTCCAACTCGATGATCTTTGTGTATCATGAGGATCCTTTTCGAGCTGTGACAAAGAAACTAGAGTTATTTTGAGCTATTGTGCAAAAGTGGGCCATCTTGAAGTACCATGCAGTAAGTATGATTGACCTTCCCTCTGAAAGTGGCAGTTCCACGTTACGAGAAACTGGATTACCTATGGAAATTCTCAATCTTCCtagaactcgagagagagagagagagagagagagagagagagagagagagagagagagagagagagagtgtgtgtgtgtgtgttgtgtgtgaaaagcctCAGTTCTGCGGCCGAAGGTTTGGAAGAGAGCATACACAATCAAACGATCTAGCTGGGATGTAAAAGCTGTGCACATACCATGAGTACTAATTCTTATTTCTATCTAGTTCTAGTCTTGTACACTAATATTTTTCCTAATTGATACTCCTCGCTTCATCCTCAATTTCGTTTTCCCAACCTTAAATTTGTCCTTGCTTATACAATATACACCTTGACTTCAGTCAGTAAAGCACGTTTATTTTTCTAA contains:
- the LOC135218895 gene encoding fibrinogen-like protein 1, with the translated sequence MVTSSGHLYKYKCPGCSSGNYVDSTLRLLKVRADSHMDLSYRTGCRLCGIAGEGVSVWCDMGEKEVDEGGWTVVLLRRPLSTQVNFNRGWRDYRIGFGSPDTEYWIGNDVLHALTNRATQVLRVDMTDWDGDSRYQEYSSFHVADRDHEYSLRVGTGTGTAGDALKHHDNMLFSTPDRDNDIERSRNCAAVYSCGFWFTNCYNVSPTNPLLSKQKNVKGITWRTFHSDYTTLQSVTFKVKPAMCYSG